In a genomic window of Gossypium arboreum isolate Shixiya-1 chromosome 7, ASM2569848v2, whole genome shotgun sequence:
- the LOC108468364 gene encoding uncharacterized protein LOC108468364 — translation MNFRKGNLVEVLRGEDDPCGSWFPANIVSADVENCVVRYKLLMDHEGKQVVEKLQRKDVRPLPPSVNWKSWAVGDVAEVFDNRCWRVGKITKVLKNNDRFLIKFFGSIQLMEFHGSSLRIRQAWDGKKWVVRGKVAQCEGLTNNFTPKFPNRAGGLLFRTSCYLTKTPQFREKDREGMHKGRADNATFRMSLRAANKGYDHHSEECDPIFGRTLRRRKLPPFSRGCNDKTLKRTHPLFDQVDDISFPHVVGLDGEVIKQSAKRIKNTTPHCLYDSSRPVLSSKDSDQCSVASCSSNGVAVYAGQISRIPSGSTADNSDAESSFPYSCGKRDLQLSPADKVVDIHELELRAYKSTVEALYASGPLTWEQEFLLTNLRLSLNISDEEHLLQLRHLLSAQVMR, via the exons ATGAATTTCAGAAAAGGGAACTTGGTGGAGGTATTAAGAGGAGAAGATGATCCATGTGGCTCCTGGTTTCCTGCTAATATTGTTTCGGCGGACGTTGAAAACTGTGTTGTTAGATACAAACTGCTGATGGACCATGAAGGAAAACAAGTGGTGGAGAAGCTTCAAAGGAAGGATGTTAGACCCTTACCTCCAAGTGTAAATTGGAAGAGTTGGGCAGTCGGTGATGTAGCTGAGGTGTTTGATAACCGGTGTTGGAGGGTTGGAAAGATCACGAAGGTGTTAAAGAACAACGACCGATTTCTCATTAAGTTCTTTGGGTCAATCCAACTTATGGAATTTCATGGGTCGAGTTTAAGGATTAGACAGGCTTGGGATGGCAAGAAGTGGGTGGTGAGGGGGAAG GTTGCTCAGTGTGAAGGCTTGACCAACAATTTCACACCAAAATTTCCAAATCGTGCTGGTGGCTTGCTTTTCAGGACTTCATGTTATTTAACCAAAACCCCACAATTTAGGGAGAAGGATAGAGAGGGAATGCATAAGGGCAGAGCTGATAATGCCACCTTTCGTATGTCCTTGAGAGCTGCAAATAAAGGCTATGACCATCACTCTGAAGAATGCGACCCCATCTTCGGACGAACCCTTAGGAGAAGGAAATTACCGCCTTTCTCTAGAGGTTGCAATGACAAAACTCTTAAGAGAACACATCCTTTGTTCGACCAGGTAGATGATATTTCTTTCCCGCATGTAGTAGGGCTTGATGGAGAAGTCATTAAGCAATCAGCTAAAAGGATCAAAAACACAACTCCTCACTGTTTATATGATTCTTCTAGACCTGTTTTGTCTTCTAAAGATAGTGACCAATGCTCAGTTGCTAGTTGTAGTTCTAATGGTGTAGCTGTCTACGCTGGCCAAATTTCTCGTATACCATCAGGAAGCACAGCTGATAATTCTGATGCCGAGTCATCATTCCCCTATTCATGTGGCAAGAGGGACTTACAGTTGTCCCCTGCTGATAAGGTTGTTGACATCCATGAACTTGAGCTTCGTGCTTACAAGTCAACAGTGGAGGCATTGTATGCTTCGGGTCCTTTAACTTGGGAGCAGGAGTTCCTGTTAACAAACCTCCGCCTTTCCCTAAACATTTCCGACGAGGAACACCTGCTCCAGCTGAGGCACCTTTTGTCTGCTCAAGTTATGCGATAG